A section of the Marmota flaviventris isolate mMarFla1 chromosome 19, mMarFla1.hap1, whole genome shotgun sequence genome encodes:
- the Nthl1 gene encoding endonuclease III-like protein 1 isoform X3 — translation MTRLCRRNKSWRHLTDSSAHLPCCRPSDAQTLEGRKKHRPGKCQQKTQRLHVAYEALDGEKDEGAEPLKVSAWEPQGWQQQLANIRTMRSKKDAPVDQLGAEHCYDPSAPPKQVRRYQVLLSLMLSSQTKDQVTAGAMQRLRARGLTVDSILQTDDSTLGELIYPVGFWRSKVKFIKQTSAILQQHYDGDIPASVAELVALPGVGPKMAHLAMAVAWGTISGIAVDTHVHRIANRLRWTQRPTKSPEATRAALEEWLPRELWSEINGLLVGFGQQTCLPVHPRCQACLNQALCPTAQGL, via the exons ATGACTCGTCTGTGCAGAAGAAACAAAAGCTGGAGACATCTGACTGACAGCTCCGCCCACCTGCCCTGCTGCAGACCTTCGGACGCTCAGACCCTAG aaggaagaaaaaaacacaggCCTGGGAAGTGTCAGCAGAAGACACAGAGGCTGCATGTGGCTTATGAGGCCTTGGATGGTGAGAAAGATGAGGGAGCTGAGCCCCTCAAAGTTTCTGCCTGGGAACCCCAGGGATGGCAGCAGCAGCTAGCCAACATCCGCACCATGAGAAGCAAGAAGGATGCACCTGTGGACCAGCTAGGGGCTGAGCATTGCTATGACCCCAGCGCTCCTCCAAAG CAGGTGCGGAGGTACCAGGTGCTGTTGTCGCTAATGCTCTCCAGCCAAACCAAAGACCAGGTGACTGCAGGTGCCATGCAGCGGCTGCGGGCCCGGGGCCTCACAGTGGACAGCATACTGCAGACAGATGATAGCACACTGGGCGAGCTCATCTACCCTGTGGGCTTCTGGAGG AGCAAGGTAAAATTCATCAAGCAGACCAGCGCCATCCTGCAGCAGCACTATGATGGGGACATCCCAGCCTCTGTGGCAGAGCTGGTAGCACTGCCAGGTGTTGGGCCCAAGATGGCACACTTGGCTATGGCTGTGGCCTGGGGCACCATATCAGGCATAG CAGTGGATACACATGTGCACAGAATCGCCAACCGACTGAGATGGACCCAGAGGCCGACCAAGTCCCCAGAGGCAACCCGAGCCGCCCTGGAAGAGTGGCTGCCCAG GGAGCTGTGGAGCGAGATCAATGGGCTCTTGGTGGGTTTTGGCCAGCAGACCTGTCTGCCTGTCCACCCTCGCTGCCAGGCCTGTCTCAACCAGGCCCTGTGCCCCACTGCCCAGGGCCTCTGA
- the Nthl1 gene encoding endonuclease III-like protein 1 isoform X2 produces the protein MSAGLRMLTRSRSRSPRTRPRGGGEEPASIPRREVAAEGRKKHRPGKCQQKTQRLHVAYEALDGEKDEGAEPLKVSAWEPQGWQQQLANIRTMRSKKDAPVDQLGAEHCYDPSAPPKVRRYQVLLSLMLSSQTKDQVTAGAMQRLRARGLTVDSILQTDDSTLGELIYPVGFWRSKVKFIKQTSAILQQHYDGDIPASVAELVALPGVGPKMAHLAMAVAWGTISGIAVDTHVHRIANRLRWTQRPTKSPEATRAALEEWLPRELWSEINGLLVGFGQQTCLPVHPRCQACLNQALCPTAQGL, from the exons ATGAGCGCGGGGTTGAGGATGCTGACGCGCAGCCGGAGTCGCTCTCCACGAACCAGGCCACgcgggggtggggaggagccCGCGTCAATCCCGAGACGAGAAGTGGCTGCAG aaggaagaaaaaaacacaggCCTGGGAAGTGTCAGCAGAAGACACAGAGGCTGCATGTGGCTTATGAGGCCTTGGATGGTGAGAAAGATGAGGGAGCTGAGCCCCTCAAAGTTTCTGCCTGGGAACCCCAGGGATGGCAGCAGCAGCTAGCCAACATCCGCACCATGAGAAGCAAGAAGGATGCACCTGTGGACCAGCTAGGGGCTGAGCATTGCTATGACCCCAGCGCTCCTCCAAAG GTGCGGAGGTACCAGGTGCTGTTGTCGCTAATGCTCTCCAGCCAAACCAAAGACCAGGTGACTGCAGGTGCCATGCAGCGGCTGCGGGCCCGGGGCCTCACAGTGGACAGCATACTGCAGACAGATGATAGCACACTGGGCGAGCTCATCTACCCTGTGGGCTTCTGGAGG AGCAAGGTAAAATTCATCAAGCAGACCAGCGCCATCCTGCAGCAGCACTATGATGGGGACATCCCAGCCTCTGTGGCAGAGCTGGTAGCACTGCCAGGTGTTGGGCCCAAGATGGCACACTTGGCTATGGCTGTGGCCTGGGGCACCATATCAGGCATAG CAGTGGATACACATGTGCACAGAATCGCCAACCGACTGAGATGGACCCAGAGGCCGACCAAGTCCCCAGAGGCAACCCGAGCCGCCCTGGAAGAGTGGCTGCCCAG GGAGCTGTGGAGCGAGATCAATGGGCTCTTGGTGGGTTTTGGCCAGCAGACCTGTCTGCCTGTCCACCCTCGCTGCCAGGCCTGTCTCAACCAGGCCCTGTGCCCCACTGCCCAGGGCCTCTGA
- the Nthl1 gene encoding endonuclease III-like protein 1 isoform X1: MSAGLRMLTRSRSRSPRTRPRGGGEEPASIPRREVAAEGRKKHRPGKCQQKTQRLHVAYEALDGEKDEGAEPLKVSAWEPQGWQQQLANIRTMRSKKDAPVDQLGAEHCYDPSAPPKQVRRYQVLLSLMLSSQTKDQVTAGAMQRLRARGLTVDSILQTDDSTLGELIYPVGFWRSKVKFIKQTSAILQQHYDGDIPASVAELVALPGVGPKMAHLAMAVAWGTISGIAVDTHVHRIANRLRWTQRPTKSPEATRAALEEWLPRELWSEINGLLVGFGQQTCLPVHPRCQACLNQALCPTAQGL, from the exons ATGAGCGCGGGGTTGAGGATGCTGACGCGCAGCCGGAGTCGCTCTCCACGAACCAGGCCACgcgggggtggggaggagccCGCGTCAATCCCGAGACGAGAAGTGGCTGCAG aaggaagaaaaaaacacaggCCTGGGAAGTGTCAGCAGAAGACACAGAGGCTGCATGTGGCTTATGAGGCCTTGGATGGTGAGAAAGATGAGGGAGCTGAGCCCCTCAAAGTTTCTGCCTGGGAACCCCAGGGATGGCAGCAGCAGCTAGCCAACATCCGCACCATGAGAAGCAAGAAGGATGCACCTGTGGACCAGCTAGGGGCTGAGCATTGCTATGACCCCAGCGCTCCTCCAAAG CAGGTGCGGAGGTACCAGGTGCTGTTGTCGCTAATGCTCTCCAGCCAAACCAAAGACCAGGTGACTGCAGGTGCCATGCAGCGGCTGCGGGCCCGGGGCCTCACAGTGGACAGCATACTGCAGACAGATGATAGCACACTGGGCGAGCTCATCTACCCTGTGGGCTTCTGGAGG AGCAAGGTAAAATTCATCAAGCAGACCAGCGCCATCCTGCAGCAGCACTATGATGGGGACATCCCAGCCTCTGTGGCAGAGCTGGTAGCACTGCCAGGTGTTGGGCCCAAGATGGCACACTTGGCTATGGCTGTGGCCTGGGGCACCATATCAGGCATAG CAGTGGATACACATGTGCACAGAATCGCCAACCGACTGAGATGGACCCAGAGGCCGACCAAGTCCCCAGAGGCAACCCGAGCCGCCCTGGAAGAGTGGCTGCCCAG GGAGCTGTGGAGCGAGATCAATGGGCTCTTGGTGGGTTTTGGCCAGCAGACCTGTCTGCCTGTCCACCCTCGCTGCCAGGCCTGTCTCAACCAGGCCCTGTGCCCCACTGCCCAGGGCCTCTGA
- the Npw gene encoding neuropeptide W, with product MRQDDKVATITIPSFKGGNRKASCAPALQTTVPLRIQTQTCVLRDPPDWAAVNLSALAWCPGVRGRGLGLPAIRPLLAFLLLLLLLPLPAGAWYKHVASPRYHTVGRAAGLLMGLRRSPYLWRRELRPAAGTLIWESLTPGPTAGNAFALLRLPSRVRELWKARRKSSGAGLPVRAPQSPHIPELAPERKLRLDLQSWASAESARHFGEMSLAQPWSLQKTAFAGPRLVQNHPDSIPYQRRPRA from the exons ATGCGACAAGATGACAAGGTGGCCACTATTACTATCCCCAGTTTCAAAGGAGGAAACAGGAAAG CCTCCTGTGCTCCTGCACTCCAGACCACAGTTCCTCTTCGCATACAGACCCAGACTTGTGTGTTGCGGGATCCGCCCGATTGGGCGGCAGTCAACCTGAGCGCCCTGGCGTGGTGCCCGGGGGTGCGGGGCCGGGGGCTGGGGCTTCCTGCTATCCGGCCGCTGCTCGCGTTTctgctgctcctgctcctgctcccgCTGCCCGCCGGAGCCTGGTACAAGCACGTGGCGAGTCCTCGCTACCACACCGTGGGCCGCGCCGCGGGCCTCCTTATGGGGCTGCGCCGTTCACCCTACCTATGGCGCCGCGAGCTGAGACCGGCTGCCGGGACCCTCATCTGGGAATCCCTCACCCCGGGCCCCACGGCCGGTAACGCTTTCGCTCTCCTCCGGCTTCCCTCGCGGGTACGGGAGCTGTGGAAGGCACGACGCAAGAGCTCTGGGGCTGGGCTCCCGGTCCGTGCGCCCCAGAGCCCGCACATCCCTGAACTCGCGCCCGAACGGAAGCTGCGTCTGGACCTCCAGTCCTGGGCCTCTGCGGAGTCGGCCAG acACTTTGGAGAGATGTCTCTGGCCCAGCCGTGGTCGCTGCAGAAAACTGCCTTCGCCGGCCCCCGCCTGGTCCAGAACCACCCTGACAGTATTCCCTACCAGCGGCGACCCCGCGCCTGA
- the Nherf2 gene encoding Na(+)/H(+) exchange regulatory cofactor NHE-RF2 isoform X3 yields MARSGNATPPARAPGAPPQSPPWELVQDINGAPRELRPRLCHLRKGPQGYGFNLHSDKSRPGQYIRSVDPGSPAAHSGLHAQDRLIEVNGQNVEGLRHAEVVARIKAREDEARLLVVDPETDEHFKRLRVTPTEEHVEGPLPSPVTNGTSPAQLNGGSVCSSRSDLPGSDKDTEDGSAWKRDPFQESGLHLSPTAAEAKEKARATRVNKRAPQMDWNRKREIFSNF; encoded by the exons ATGGCCCGCTCCGGGAATGCCACACCACCCGCCCGGGCCCCAGGAGCCCCTCCACAGAGCCCACCCTGGGAGCTTGTGCAG GATATCAATGGGGCCCCCAGAGAGCTGCGCCCTCGGCTCTGCCACCTGCGAAAGGGACCCCAGGGCTATGGGTTTAACCTGCACAGTGACAAGTCCCGGCCTGGTCAGTACATTCGCTCTGTGGACCCAGGCTCACCTGCTGCCCACTCTGGCCTCCATGCCCAGGACCGGCTCATTGAG GTGAACGGGCAAAATGTGGAAGGGCTGCGCCATGCTGAGGTTGTTGCCCGCATCAAGGCACGGGAGGATGAGGCCCGGCTACTGGTGGTGGACCCTGAGACGGATGAACACTTCAAGCGTCTGCGGGTCACACCCACTGAGGAGCATGTGGAAG GTCCACTGCCATCACCAGTCACCAACGGGACCAGCCCTGCCCAG CTCAATGGTGGCTCAGTATGCTCATCTCGAAGCGACCTGCCAGGCTCGGACAAGGACACTGAG GACGGCAGTGCCTGGAAGCGGGACCCCTTCCAAGAGAGTGGCCTCCACCTGAGCCCTACAGCAGCTGAAGCCAAGGAGAAGGCTCGAGCCACACGTGTCAACAAGCGGGCACCACAAATGGACTGGAACCGGAAACGTGAGATCTTCAGCAACTTCTGA
- the Nherf2 gene encoding Na(+)/H(+) exchange regulatory cofactor NHE-RF2 isoform X2, whose amino-acid sequence MAAPESLRPRLCRLVRGEHGYGFHLHGEKGRRGQFIRRVEPGSPAEAAALRAGDRLVEVNGVNVEGETHHQVVQRIKAVEGQTRLLVVDKETDEELRRRQLTCTEEMAQQGLPPACDPWELKSDWTRAGSLSSDAGQKDINGAPRELRPRLCHLRKGPQGYGFNLHSDKSRPGQYIRSVDPGSPAAHSGLHAQDRLIEVNGQNVEGLRHAEVVARIKAREDEARLLVVDPETDEHFKRLRVTPTEEHVEGPLPSPVTNGTSPAQDGSAWKRDPFQESGLHLSPTAAEAKEKARATRVNKRAPQMDWNRKREIFSNF is encoded by the exons ATGGCCGCGCCGGAGTCGCTGCGGCCCCGCTTATGCCGCCTGGTGCGCGGCGAGCACGGCTACGGCTTCCACCTGCACGGCGAGAAGGGCCGCCGCGGGCAGTTTATCCGGCGCGTGGAGCCGGGCTCCCCCGCGGAGGCGGCCGCGCTGCGCGCTGGGGACCGCCTGGTCGAGGTCAACGGCGTCAACGTGGAGGGCGAGACGCACCACCAG GTGGTACAGAGGATCAAGGCTGTGGAAGGGCAGACACGGCTGCTGGTGGTGGACAAGGAGACGGATGAAGAGCTCCGCCGGAGGCAGCTGACCTGCACTGAGGAGATGGCCCAGCAAGGCCTTCCACCTGCCTGTGACCCCTGGGAGCTGAAGTCCGACTGGACACGAGCAGGCAGCCTCAGCTCTGATGCTGGCCAAAAG GATATCAATGGGGCCCCCAGAGAGCTGCGCCCTCGGCTCTGCCACCTGCGAAAGGGACCCCAGGGCTATGGGTTTAACCTGCACAGTGACAAGTCCCGGCCTGGTCAGTACATTCGCTCTGTGGACCCAGGCTCACCTGCTGCCCACTCTGGCCTCCATGCCCAGGACCGGCTCATTGAG GTGAACGGGCAAAATGTGGAAGGGCTGCGCCATGCTGAGGTTGTTGCCCGCATCAAGGCACGGGAGGATGAGGCCCGGCTACTGGTGGTGGACCCTGAGACGGATGAACACTTCAAGCGTCTGCGGGTCACACCCACTGAGGAGCATGTGGAAG GTCCACTGCCATCACCAGTCACCAACGGGACCAGCCCTGCCCAG GACGGCAGTGCCTGGAAGCGGGACCCCTTCCAAGAGAGTGGCCTCCACCTGAGCCCTACAGCAGCTGAAGCCAAGGAGAAGGCTCGAGCCACACGTGTCAACAAGCGGGCACCACAAATGGACTGGAACCGGAAACGTGAGATCTTCAGCAACTTCTGA
- the Nherf2 gene encoding Na(+)/H(+) exchange regulatory cofactor NHE-RF2 isoform X1 → MAAPESLRPRLCRLVRGEHGYGFHLHGEKGRRGQFIRRVEPGSPAEAAALRAGDRLVEVNGVNVEGETHHQVVQRIKAVEGQTRLLVVDKETDEELRRRQLTCTEEMAQQGLPPACDPWELKSDWTRAGSLSSDAGQKDINGAPRELRPRLCHLRKGPQGYGFNLHSDKSRPGQYIRSVDPGSPAAHSGLHAQDRLIEVNGQNVEGLRHAEVVARIKAREDEARLLVVDPETDEHFKRLRVTPTEEHVEGPLPSPVTNGTSPAQLNGGSVCSSRSDLPGSDKDTEDGSAWKRDPFQESGLHLSPTAAEAKEKARATRVNKRAPQMDWNRKREIFSNF, encoded by the exons ATGGCCGCGCCGGAGTCGCTGCGGCCCCGCTTATGCCGCCTGGTGCGCGGCGAGCACGGCTACGGCTTCCACCTGCACGGCGAGAAGGGCCGCCGCGGGCAGTTTATCCGGCGCGTGGAGCCGGGCTCCCCCGCGGAGGCGGCCGCGCTGCGCGCTGGGGACCGCCTGGTCGAGGTCAACGGCGTCAACGTGGAGGGCGAGACGCACCACCAG GTGGTACAGAGGATCAAGGCTGTGGAAGGGCAGACACGGCTGCTGGTGGTGGACAAGGAGACGGATGAAGAGCTCCGCCGGAGGCAGCTGACCTGCACTGAGGAGATGGCCCAGCAAGGCCTTCCACCTGCCTGTGACCCCTGGGAGCTGAAGTCCGACTGGACACGAGCAGGCAGCCTCAGCTCTGATGCTGGCCAAAAG GATATCAATGGGGCCCCCAGAGAGCTGCGCCCTCGGCTCTGCCACCTGCGAAAGGGACCCCAGGGCTATGGGTTTAACCTGCACAGTGACAAGTCCCGGCCTGGTCAGTACATTCGCTCTGTGGACCCAGGCTCACCTGCTGCCCACTCTGGCCTCCATGCCCAGGACCGGCTCATTGAG GTGAACGGGCAAAATGTGGAAGGGCTGCGCCATGCTGAGGTTGTTGCCCGCATCAAGGCACGGGAGGATGAGGCCCGGCTACTGGTGGTGGACCCTGAGACGGATGAACACTTCAAGCGTCTGCGGGTCACACCCACTGAGGAGCATGTGGAAG GTCCACTGCCATCACCAGTCACCAACGGGACCAGCCCTGCCCAG CTCAATGGTGGCTCAGTATGCTCATCTCGAAGCGACCTGCCAGGCTCGGACAAGGACACTGAG GACGGCAGTGCCTGGAAGCGGGACCCCTTCCAAGAGAGTGGCCTCCACCTGAGCCCTACAGCAGCTGAAGCCAAGGAGAAGGCTCGAGCCACACGTGTCAACAAGCGGGCACCACAAATGGACTGGAACCGGAAACGTGAGATCTTCAGCAACTTCTGA